The Spirosoma foliorum genome has a window encoding:
- a CDS encoding DUF6036 family nucleotidyltransferase yields MDVENSEFLEFVAAADANQLEYILIGGLAMILNGAVRFTQDADLWLEPTNENRDRFIKSLLAFGYEEDQVQRMRETDFTRPQMIRIHDIPMDVLTSVHHRLDYFACRKRARAFTAKEGQVIYFLHINDLRETKVLARRTKDLNDIVMIDEIIDEVKKNSGSDINNS; encoded by the coding sequence ATGGATGTAGAAAATTCGGAATTTCTAGAGTTCGTAGCGGCTGCTGATGCGAATCAGTTAGAATACATTCTTATTGGTGGTTTAGCGATGATCCTCAATGGCGCAGTACGCTTTACGCAGGACGCTGATCTTTGGCTTGAACCGACTAACGAAAATAGGGATCGTTTCATTAAATCACTTTTAGCATTTGGTTATGAGGAAGATCAAGTCCAACGTATGCGAGAAACGGACTTTACTCGACCGCAAATGATTCGTATTCACGACATTCCGATGGATGTTCTGACAAGTGTTCATCATCGTTTAGATTATTTTGCTTGTCGTAAACGAGCCAGAGCATTTACTGCCAAAGAAGGCCAAGTCATCTATTTTCTACACATTAATGATCTACGTGAAACCAAAGTATTGGCTCGCCGTACGAAAGACTTAAACGACATCGTAATGATTGATGAAATTATTGACGAGGTCAAGAAAAATAGTGGTTCAGATATAAATAATTCCTAA
- a CDS encoding M28 family peptidase produces the protein MKFSSLLRITALPATVALSTVVALAQSTTSPTLSGFVPARQAAQVKLETDFKTKQSSAAFKNHLEKLSSVPHITGTKENEQVRDYIAETMRKAGWQVDIYPHDVLLPKGPGEIAVELVEPIRQPLNIREFLFKEDKYSSDPRLTPGYNAWSGSGDVTAEVVYANYGRKEDFEQLKSMGISVKGKIVLARYGGNFRGYKAQWAQADGAIGVIIFTDPADSGYMRGLTFPEGPYYSESVIQRGSLLTTPYTGDPLTPGEAALPLDAKNTPKRLDQNAVGLHKIPVTPLPYGSATEILKRMAGTKAVPAGWQGGLPYTYRLEGGKDLKVRLMVKQEKTIQRIYQVVGTLTGAEFPDEWIIAGCHYDAWSYGATDPNSGTAMLLSMTESLGKLAKAGQRPRRTIKVCHWDAEEPGVIGSAEWSEQFRDELTQKAVAYMNYDAAVSGRTFGASASPSMKKLIIEATQSVQYPDSNQTVYQHWMGRKAAGNPTRVTGSSAPAMVVGEPTIGNLGGGSDHIAPYMHIGIPALSAGMEGPTLYHSQYDDLYFYDKFADPTYKMGPMMEQVVGTMTLRLANADLVPYDIARYPTDLEVHLKAAEKAIQAYAPTYSISPLLSAVADMKKNADACEMARQNYLKSGRTDKLVELNKELRLLERSFIDPKGNAFGGWYKSLYASSDPNSGYASWMLPGLLYEASLKSTANLPDLEVRYKKAIQTLSDKLLVLSQGMGTPASVGSGK, from the coding sequence ATGAAATTCTCCTCTCTACTCAGAATCACAGCCTTGCCTGCTACGGTTGCGCTGAGCACCGTAGTTGCACTAGCTCAGTCGACCACGAGTCCAACACTCAGCGGTTTCGTTCCAGCCCGGCAAGCCGCGCAGGTCAAACTCGAAACCGATTTCAAGACTAAACAGTCGTCGGCAGCCTTTAAAAATCACCTCGAAAAGCTGAGCAGCGTGCCTCACATTACCGGCACGAAAGAAAACGAACAGGTGCGCGACTACATCGCCGAAACCATGCGGAAAGCTGGCTGGCAAGTGGACATATATCCACATGACGTACTCCTGCCCAAAGGCCCTGGTGAGATTGCCGTTGAGTTGGTTGAGCCCATTCGTCAGCCGCTGAACATTAGAGAATTTCTGTTCAAAGAAGATAAATATAGCAGTGATCCCCGTCTGACGCCTGGCTACAATGCCTGGTCGGGTTCGGGCGATGTAACGGCTGAAGTGGTCTATGCCAATTACGGTCGGAAAGAAGATTTTGAGCAATTAAAATCGATGGGTATTTCAGTAAAAGGCAAAATCGTGCTGGCTCGTTACGGCGGTAACTTTCGGGGCTATAAAGCGCAATGGGCGCAGGCAGATGGCGCTATTGGTGTTATCATTTTTACCGACCCTGCCGACAGCGGCTACATGCGCGGGCTGACCTTTCCCGAAGGCCCTTATTATAGCGAAAGCGTCATCCAACGGGGTTCGCTATTAACAACTCCATACACCGGCGATCCACTCACACCTGGCGAAGCGGCTCTGCCATTGGATGCCAAAAACACCCCAAAACGGCTCGACCAAAATGCTGTTGGCTTGCATAAAATTCCGGTAACCCCACTTCCTTATGGTTCCGCAACCGAAATTCTGAAACGCATGGCGGGTACCAAGGCTGTTCCCGCAGGCTGGCAGGGTGGCTTACCGTACACCTATCGCCTGGAAGGTGGCAAAGACTTGAAAGTACGTTTGATGGTAAAACAGGAAAAAACCATTCAGCGGATTTACCAGGTAGTGGGCACATTAACTGGCGCTGAGTTTCCTGACGAATGGATCATTGCCGGTTGTCACTACGATGCCTGGTCTTACGGAGCCACCGACCCTAACTCAGGCACAGCAATGTTACTGAGTATGACAGAGTCTTTAGGCAAATTAGCGAAAGCAGGCCAGCGGCCTCGACGTACGATCAAGGTTTGTCATTGGGATGCCGAAGAACCGGGCGTCATTGGTTCGGCGGAGTGGAGCGAGCAATTCCGCGATGAGTTGACCCAGAAAGCGGTTGCTTATATGAACTATGATGCGGCTGTGTCAGGCCGAACGTTTGGAGCCAGCGCGTCGCCGTCCATGAAAAAGCTGATTATCGAAGCGACTCAATCAGTTCAGTACCCAGACTCAAATCAAACCGTTTATCAACACTGGATGGGACGTAAAGCCGCAGGCAACCCAACTCGTGTAACGGGTTCTTCTGCCCCAGCTATGGTAGTTGGCGAACCAACTATTGGAAATCTGGGTGGCGGTTCCGATCACATTGCTCCTTACATGCACATCGGGATTCCGGCGTTGAGTGCTGGAATGGAAGGCCCAACGCTCTACCACTCTCAATACGACGACCTGTATTTCTACGATAAATTCGCTGACCCTACCTATAAAATGGGTCCAATGATGGAACAAGTGGTGGGTACCATGACGCTCCGACTCGCTAACGCCGATCTTGTTCCGTACGATATAGCCCGTTACCCAACCGATCTGGAAGTTCATTTGAAAGCGGCCGAAAAAGCCATCCAGGCTTATGCGCCAACCTATTCAATATCTCCCCTGCTCAGTGCTGTAGCCGACATGAAAAAGAACGCGGATGCCTGCGAAATGGCCCGGCAGAATTACTTAAAAAGCGGCCGTACGGATAAATTAGTTGAGCTGAATAAGGAGCTTCGCTTATTGGAACGCTCGTTTATTGATCCAAAAGGAAACGCATTTGGAGGCTGGTACAAATCGCTCTACGCATCCTCCGATCCAAACAGCGGTTATGCTTCCTGGATGCTACCAGGCTTGCTTTATGAAGCCTCTTTGAAATCAACGGCTAACCTACCCGACCTGGAAGTTCGCTATAAAAAGGCCATTCAGACGCTGAGCGATAAACTATTAGTGCTTTCACAGGGCATGGGAACACCGGCTTCTGTAGGGAGCGGGAAATAA
- a CDS encoding nucleoside permease produces the protein MLSTTRVKLSAMMFLQFFVWGAWYGQMSKYLLTQLHSTGDQVGNAYAAFSLAMIIAPFFVGMIADRYFAAQKVLGVLNLLGAVVLYFITQNTDADNFFYLILAYCITFAPTLALTSSIAMQQMTSPEKEFPGIRVLGTVSWIIVTNIVGFYGFGDKVTIFQLSMYAAAALGVFSFFLPDTPPKATTSTSFSQILGLDAFKLFKDRSFAIFFLSSVLICIPLSFYYAMANPSLTDGGMLNVENKMSLGQASEVIFMLLIPLAYTRLGVKKMLIVGLVAWIVRFVCFGYGDGGSGEWMLYLAIVLHGVCYDFFFVTGQIYTDNKAGEKIKSSAQGLISLATYGIGMGIGSKLSGMVLDMYTRPDGTKDWLAVWLVPAGIAAAVLIVFVLLFTDNTRKSAAKEELVSGSL, from the coding sequence ATGCTATCAACAACCCGCGTTAAACTTTCTGCCATGATGTTTCTCCAGTTTTTTGTGTGGGGAGCCTGGTATGGTCAGATGAGTAAATACCTCTTAACGCAACTTCATTCAACTGGTGATCAGGTTGGTAATGCCTATGCTGCGTTCTCGCTGGCTATGATCATTGCTCCATTTTTCGTTGGTATGATTGCCGACCGTTACTTTGCCGCTCAAAAAGTGCTGGGTGTCCTGAACCTGTTGGGAGCCGTTGTTTTGTACTTTATTACCCAAAATACAGATGCTGATAACTTTTTCTATCTGATTCTGGCTTATTGCATCACGTTTGCTCCAACCCTGGCCCTGACGTCGTCTATTGCCATGCAGCAGATGACAAGTCCTGAAAAAGAGTTTCCGGGTATTCGTGTCCTAGGTACCGTTTCCTGGATTATCGTAACGAATATTGTTGGTTTCTATGGTTTTGGCGATAAGGTGACCATCTTCCAATTGTCGATGTACGCAGCCGCTGCGCTGGGCGTGTTTTCGTTTTTCTTACCCGATACACCTCCCAAAGCCACCACATCGACTTCGTTCTCGCAGATTCTGGGGCTTGACGCTTTCAAATTATTCAAAGACCGCTCGTTTGCTATTTTCTTCCTGTCGTCTGTACTAATCTGTATTCCTCTGTCATTCTATTACGCGATGGCTAACCCTTCGCTGACGGATGGTGGTATGCTTAATGTGGAGAACAAAATGTCGCTGGGGCAAGCCTCAGAAGTAATTTTCATGCTGTTAATTCCATTAGCCTACACGCGGCTTGGTGTAAAGAAAATGCTGATCGTTGGTCTGGTAGCCTGGATCGTGCGCTTTGTATGCTTCGGCTACGGTGACGGTGGATCGGGCGAATGGATGCTTTATCTGGCTATTGTGCTGCACGGTGTATGTTACGATTTCTTCTTCGTAACGGGTCAAATCTATACTGACAATAAAGCGGGCGAGAAAATCAAATCGTCGGCGCAGGGGCTGATTTCGCTGGCTACCTATGGTATTGGAATGGGTATCGGCTCTAAGCTGTCGGGTATGGTGCTGGATATGTACACCCGTCCTGATGGCACTAAAGATTGGCTGGCCGTCTGGCTTGTTCCGGCGGGTATTGCCGCTGCGGTATTGATTGTGTTCGTTCTATTGTTTACGGATAATACACGGAAATCGGCCGCAAAAGAGGAGTTAGTTTCGGGAAGTTTATAA
- a CDS encoding pseudouridine synthase: MNPGSDYFLIYKPYLMLSQFSREGEKQTLADLDFDFPTDVYPVGRLDADSEGLLLLTNDKQLNHRLLNPKFRHNRTYYVQVDGALTEGACQQLSQGVTISVDGKAYSTLPANTRIITEPGLPERNPPIRYRATIPTSWLSISLHEGKNRQVRKMTAAVGFPTLRLVRWAIESLTAEGMVPGQVRELSRAEVLNGLRLK; the protein is encoded by the coding sequence ATGAATCCCGGTTCAGACTACTTCCTCATCTACAAACCTTACCTCATGCTCTCGCAGTTTTCGCGGGAAGGGGAGAAGCAAACGTTGGCTGATCTGGATTTCGATTTTCCGACGGATGTGTACCCAGTCGGGCGGCTCGATGCCGATAGCGAGGGGCTTTTGCTACTAACGAACGATAAGCAATTAAATCATCGCTTACTCAACCCGAAGTTTCGGCATAATCGCACGTATTATGTTCAGGTGGATGGAGCGTTAACGGAAGGGGCTTGCCAACAGCTAAGCCAAGGGGTTACTATTTCGGTAGATGGTAAAGCCTATTCTACATTACCGGCTAATACCCGAATTATAACCGAACCAGGCTTGCCCGAACGGAATCCGCCGATTCGATACCGGGCTACCATTCCAACGTCCTGGCTGTCTATTTCGCTGCATGAAGGTAAAAATCGGCAGGTGCGTAAAATGACTGCCGCTGTCGGCTTTCCAACCCTCCGGTTAGTGCGCTGGGCCATTGAAAGCCTCACTGCCGAAGGAATGGTTCCGGGTCAGGTTCGTGAGTTGAGTAGGGCGGAGGTGCTCAATGGATTGAGGCTGAAGTAG
- a CDS encoding exodeoxyribonuclease III, which produces MQFISYNINGIRAAIRNGLIDWLSDKNFDIICFQEVKATADVVDLTLLEQLGYQYHWHAAEKKGYSGVATFSKIAPTNVVLGCGLPVYDCEGRILRTDFGDLTLLNCYFPSGTSGELRQGVKMEFLRDFYDYIENLKKTRPKLIVVGDYNIAHNAIDIHDPIRNKNSTGFLPEERAWMDQWFGSEMTDSFRYKHPDEVAYSWWSYRAGARGNNKGWRIDYASVTDNLRDQIIDCQMLPDAVHADHCPVYLNLDLTD; this is translated from the coding sequence GTGCAATTCATTTCCTACAACATTAATGGCATTCGGGCAGCTATCCGAAATGGGCTGATCGACTGGCTATCCGACAAGAATTTCGATATTATTTGCTTTCAGGAGGTCAAAGCTACTGCCGATGTGGTGGATTTGACTTTGTTGGAGCAACTGGGTTATCAGTACCATTGGCATGCTGCCGAAAAGAAAGGCTACTCTGGGGTAGCGACGTTTTCTAAAATCGCACCCACCAATGTAGTTTTAGGCTGTGGCTTGCCCGTTTATGATTGTGAAGGCCGTATCCTACGCACTGATTTCGGCGACCTGACCCTGTTGAATTGCTATTTCCCCTCTGGAACATCGGGCGAGTTACGGCAAGGTGTGAAAATGGAGTTTCTGCGTGATTTTTACGACTATATAGAAAATCTGAAAAAGACCCGTCCTAAGTTGATCGTTGTGGGCGATTATAACATTGCTCATAATGCCATCGATATTCACGACCCTATACGAAACAAAAACTCAACCGGTTTCTTACCCGAAGAGCGGGCGTGGATGGATCAATGGTTCGGTTCTGAAATGACTGATTCGTTTCGCTACAAACATCCCGATGAGGTTGCTTATAGCTGGTGGAGTTACCGGGCTGGCGCACGTGGCAATAACAAAGGCTGGCGTATCGATTATGCTTCGGTCACCGATAATCTTCGTGACCAAATCATTGATTGCCAGATGCTACCCGATGCCGTGCACGCCGATCATTGCCCGGTATATCTGAACCTGGATTTGACTGATTAA
- a CDS encoding DUF4292 domain-containing protein → MKKQLIALVALVAIPAISFAQTADEIINKNITALGGADKIAAVKTVQYDQSMSIMGMDMTAKSTIVVGQSLRNDMSVMGQQITQVVDGDKGWAINPMQGGSTPQALPDDQVKMQKGNTYLVGTDLATAKAQKYPVELVGKEKVNDKDVYNLKVTRPEGVANYYVDATTYQVTGMKATVSMQGQSGEVKMQYGGYKTIEGLTIPSTIELNSPAMPGSINMTITNMVFNPKVDPSIFAMPK, encoded by the coding sequence ATGAAAAAACAACTGATTGCACTCGTTGCCCTGGTGGCAATTCCGGCTATCTCCTTTGCCCAAACAGCCGACGAAATTATCAATAAGAATATTACAGCTCTGGGTGGTGCCGATAAAATAGCTGCCGTCAAAACGGTTCAGTACGATCAGAGCATGAGCATCATGGGTATGGATATGACCGCCAAATCAACCATTGTGGTTGGTCAGTCTTTACGCAACGATATGTCGGTGATGGGTCAACAGATTACGCAGGTTGTTGATGGCGACAAAGGTTGGGCCATCAATCCAATGCAGGGTGGCTCTACTCCGCAGGCGCTTCCCGACGATCAGGTAAAAATGCAGAAAGGAAACACCTATTTAGTTGGTACTGATTTAGCGACGGCTAAAGCCCAAAAGTATCCCGTTGAGCTGGTTGGCAAGGAAAAAGTGAATGATAAGGATGTTTACAACCTTAAAGTAACCCGCCCCGAAGGTGTGGCTAACTACTATGTAGATGCGACTACTTATCAAGTAACGGGAATGAAAGCAACTGTCAGTATGCAGGGGCAGTCGGGCGAAGTTAAAATGCAATATGGCGGTTATAAAACCATTGAGGGTTTAACGATTCCTTCGACCATCGAACTCAACAGCCCAGCTATGCCTGGTTCCATCAATATGACCATCACCAACATGGTATTTAACCCCAAAGTAGACCCGTCTATTTTTGCCATGCCTAAATAA
- the radC gene encoding RadC family protein, producing the protein MSYQNSGTIQSWAEEDRPREKLILKGKAALSEAELIAILINSGTVDLTAVDVAKIILKSVNNNLNDLAKLSIKDLSKFRGIGEAKAISVIAALELGRRRKEQDRPQRAKVTCSRDAYNEMIPHLIDKPHEEFWILLMNRANEILRPVQISTGGVSGTVADPKLIFKQAIEHLASSMILFHNHPSGNLLPSQADKDLTKKLKDAGRLLDIPVLDHLIFTDKSYYSFADEGTL; encoded by the coding sequence ATGTCCTATCAGAACTCAGGCACCATTCAGAGTTGGGCCGAAGAAGACCGCCCACGCGAAAAACTCATACTTAAGGGGAAAGCCGCCCTATCTGAAGCTGAGCTAATTGCGATCTTGATTAACTCGGGCACTGTCGACCTGACGGCTGTCGATGTCGCTAAAATCATTCTTAAAAGCGTCAACAATAACCTCAACGACCTTGCCAAACTGAGTATCAAAGACCTTTCAAAGTTTCGAGGTATTGGCGAAGCAAAGGCGATAAGCGTCATAGCGGCTCTGGAGTTAGGCCGAAGACGGAAAGAGCAGGATCGGCCACAACGCGCTAAAGTAACCTGCTCGCGCGATGCTTACAACGAAATGATCCCGCACTTGATCGACAAGCCACACGAAGAGTTCTGGATTTTATTGATGAACCGAGCCAACGAAATTTTACGGCCGGTTCAAATCAGTACGGGTGGTGTTTCGGGAACCGTAGCCGATCCTAAGCTTATTTTCAAACAGGCTATTGAGCATTTGGCCTCATCGATGATTTTATTTCATAATCATCCGTCGGGTAATCTCCTGCCATCGCAAGCGGATAAAGATTTGACAAAGAAGCTCAAAGATGCCGGACGACTTCTCGATATTCCGGTACTTGATCACCTGATTTTTACAGATAAATCTTATTACAGCTTTGCAGATGAAGGGACTTTGTAG